One region of Epilithonimonas zeae genomic DNA includes:
- a CDS encoding efflux RND transporter permease subunit — protein MFKKFIRRPVLSIVISLIIVFMGVLSLVKLPITQFPSISPPKVNITAEYPGANNELLIKSVVIPLERGLNGVPGMKYMTSDAGNDGECSIQIVFDLGTDPNVAAVNVQNRVSSVVNKLPPLVVREGVKITREEPNMLMYINLYSDDPKADQKFLFNYADINVMSELRRVSGVGFADILGTREYAMRIWLKPDRMTAYGISADEVMESLNAQSLEASPGKTGESSGKRSQSFEYILKYPGRFNNEKDYGNIILKAKTDGEFVRLKDVADIEFGSSMYDIYSTLNGKPSAAITLKQSYGSNASDVIKNVKVLMSDLQKTFPKGMHYEISYDVSRFLDASIEKVVHTLFEAFILVAIVVFLFLGDWRSTLIPTIAVPVSLVGTFAVMSAFGITLNLISLFALVMAIGIVVDDAIVVIEAVHAKMEEKHLSPLKATEEAMHEISGAIIAITLVMASVFIPVAFMSGPVGVFYRQFSITMVSSIILSGVVALTLTPALCALILKNNHGKEKKKTPVTRFLDGFNNLFTVGAGKYHNLLTKVVTRKMVTLPLLVLFCIGTFFLSNKLPSGFIPSEDQGMIYAIIQTPPGSTLERTNQIALQLQKASEDIDGVSSVSSLAGYEILTEGTGSNSGTCLINLKNWDERKESATEIIEQLEQKAKEIPGANIEFFQPPSIPGYGAAGGFELRLLDKAGSGDYHKMEQVSNDFVKELKKRPELGSAFTFYSASFPQYMLKVDNDLAEQKGVTIEKAMDNLSTLIGSNYETSFIRFDRPYKVIVQAGPQYRALPSDLLKLYVKNDKDQMVPYSDFMHLEKVYGLSEITRHNMYNSSEVSGTPAPGYSSGDAIKAIQEVADKTLPRGFGIDWAGISKDEVSRGNEAIYIFLVCLGFVYLILSAQYESFILPLPIILSLPTGIFGAFLCLTLFGLENNIYAQVAMVMLIGLLGKNAVLIVEFAVQKKAEEGLSTKEAALQGASLRFRPILMTSFAFIAGLIPLALATGPGAVGNRTIGTAAAGGMLIGTIFGLMIIPGLYYIFANIAAKSKLTYYEEENPLTEQTEPYQHDGKFEDK, from the coding sequence ATGTTTAAGAAATTCATTCGCAGACCTGTTCTGTCGATCGTGATCTCCTTGATCATCGTATTTATGGGAGTCTTGTCTTTGGTAAAACTTCCTATCACGCAATTCCCTTCTATTTCTCCACCAAAAGTGAACATCACTGCGGAATATCCAGGAGCTAATAACGAGTTGCTAATTAAATCTGTTGTAATTCCGTTGGAACGTGGACTAAATGGTGTTCCGGGGATGAAATATATGACTTCCGATGCTGGAAACGACGGTGAATGTTCTATCCAAATCGTCTTTGATTTGGGAACTGATCCGAACGTTGCTGCTGTGAACGTTCAAAACCGTGTGTCATCGGTTGTTAATAAATTGCCTCCTTTGGTAGTTCGTGAAGGTGTGAAAATCACGCGTGAAGAGCCGAATATGTTAATGTATATCAACCTTTACAGCGATGACCCGAAAGCAGACCAAAAATTCCTTTTCAACTATGCGGATATCAATGTAATGTCAGAATTGCGAAGAGTTAGCGGAGTTGGTTTTGCAGATATCTTAGGAACCCGTGAATATGCGATGCGTATTTGGTTAAAGCCTGATAGAATGACAGCTTACGGAATTTCTGCTGACGAAGTAATGGAATCTTTGAATGCCCAAAGTTTAGAAGCTTCTCCAGGAAAAACCGGGGAAAGTTCCGGAAAACGTTCTCAGTCATTTGAATATATTTTGAAATACCCTGGTCGTTTCAATAATGAAAAAGATTATGGAAATATCATTCTGAAAGCTAAAACAGATGGCGAATTTGTAAGGTTGAAAGATGTTGCTGATATAGAATTCGGTTCATCAATGTATGACATCTACTCTACTTTGAATGGAAAACCATCAGCCGCAATCACATTGAAACAATCTTACGGTTCTAATGCAAGTGACGTTATCAAGAATGTAAAAGTGTTGATGTCTGATTTACAAAAAACCTTTCCAAAAGGAATGCATTACGAAATCAGTTATGACGTTTCCAGATTCCTGGATGCATCTATTGAGAAAGTAGTTCATACATTATTCGAAGCGTTTATATTAGTAGCAATCGTAGTTTTCTTATTCTTAGGAGACTGGCGTTCTACCTTGATTCCAACAATTGCAGTTCCAGTTTCTCTGGTAGGAACATTTGCAGTAATGTCCGCCTTCGGAATTACTTTGAACTTGATTTCACTTTTTGCTCTAGTAATGGCAATCGGGATTGTCGTCGATGACGCGATTGTTGTGATAGAAGCCGTCCACGCCAAGATGGAAGAGAAACATCTGTCGCCACTCAAGGCAACGGAAGAAGCAATGCACGAAATCAGCGGTGCAATTATCGCAATCACTTTGGTAATGGCTTCGGTTTTCATTCCGGTTGCGTTTATGTCCGGTCCCGTTGGGGTTTTCTACCGTCAGTTTTCTATTACAATGGTTTCATCCATTATTTTATCCGGAGTTGTCGCTTTGACATTAACACCTGCTTTATGTGCATTAATCCTGAAAAATAATCACGGAAAAGAGAAAAAGAAAACACCGGTTACAAGATTTTTGGATGGTTTCAACAACTTATTTACAGTTGGAGCAGGAAAATACCACAACTTATTAACTAAAGTTGTTACGAGAAAAATGGTAACACTTCCTTTATTAGTTCTTTTCTGTATCGGAACTTTTTTCTTAAGCAACAAATTGCCTTCAGGATTTATTCCAAGTGAAGACCAAGGGATGATTTATGCAATTATCCAAACACCTCCGGGTTCGACTTTAGAAAGAACGAATCAGATTGCATTACAACTTCAAAAAGCGTCTGAAGATATTGATGGGGTTTCGTCTGTTTCATCTTTGGCAGGTTATGAAATTTTGACTGAGGGAACAGGTTCTAACTCCGGAACTTGTTTAATTAACTTGAAAAATTGGGACGAAAGAAAAGAATCTGCGACAGAAATCATCGAACAATTGGAACAAAAAGCCAAGGAAATACCTGGAGCAAACATCGAATTCTTCCAACCGCCGTCAATTCCCGGTTATGGTGCCGCAGGAGGTTTTGAATTAAGACTTTTGGATAAAGCCGGAAGTGGTGATTATCACAAAATGGAACAAGTCAGCAATGATTTTGTAAAAGAACTGAAAAAACGTCCGGAATTGGGTTCTGCTTTCACATTCTATTCTGCAAGTTTCCCTCAATATATGTTGAAAGTTGATAATGATTTAGCAGAACAAAAAGGTGTAACAATCGAAAAAGCAATGGATAATCTTTCAACATTGATTGGTTCCAATTACGAAACAAGTTTCATCCGATTCGACAGACCTTATAAAGTGATTGTTCAGGCTGGTCCGCAATATCGTGCGTTGCCAAGTGATTTATTAAAATTGTATGTGAAAAATGATAAAGACCAAATGGTTCCTTATTCAGATTTTATGCATCTTGAAAAAGTATATGGATTGTCAGAAATCACAAGACATAATATGTACAACTCTTCCGAAGTGAGTGGAACACCGGCTCCCGGATATAGTTCCGGAGATGCAATTAAAGCGATTCAGGAAGTTGCTGATAAAACTTTGCCTAGAGGTTTCGGAATTGACTGGGCAGGAATTTCAAAAGACGAAGTTTCCAGAGGTAACGAAGCGATTTATATTTTCTTGGTTTGTCTTGGATTCGTATATTTGATTCTTTCTGCTCAGTATGAAAGTTTCATACTTCCATTACCAATTATTTTGTCTTTACCGACAGGGATTTTCGGAGCATTTTTATGTTTAACACTTTTCGGATTAGAAAATAATATCTATGCACAGGTGGCAATGGTAATGCTCATAGGGTTACTGGGAAAAAATGCCGTTTTGATTGTTGAATTCGCTGTTCAGAAAAAAGCTGAGGAAGGGCTTTCTACAAAAGAAGCAGCTTTACAAGGTGCATCGTTGAGATTCCGTCCGATTTTGATGACATCATTCGCATTTATCGCTGGATTGATTCCATTAGCTTTAGCAACCGGACCTGGAGCCGTTGGTAACAGAACGATTGGAACAGCTGCTGCAGGAGGAATGCTTATCGGAACTATTTTCGGATTGATGATCATTCCTGGATTGTACTACATTTTTGCCAACATTGCAGCTAAGTCCAAACTTACTTACTATGAAGAAGAAAATCCTTTAACTGAACAAACTGAACCTTACCAACACGATGGAAAATTTGAAGATAAATAG
- a CDS encoding TolC family protein: protein MNKLFHNHKSIITTIAFSLLLASCKAPMATKIQDRVKETIPQNFENQTASENNSGITPWKQFFTDPNLVNLIDEALKNNQELMITLQQIEIAKSDVMYKNGKLSPTVAARLGAGIEKVGRYTSTGAGDASTDITDGKEVPENLGNFEGGLIANWEVDIWHKLRTEKQAAVAHYLSTVEGKNFVLSSLIAEVADNYYELLSLDNQLDIIHQYMDLQKKALEVAKIQKQAMAATELAVKKFEAELAKSNATEYDLKQQITEKENQINALLGRYPQPIVRTKESFMSIVPQTVYTGIPSQLLANRPDIKQAELELKSAKLDVEAARKEFYPSLEINAALGLEAFKPNYLVKMPESIAYSLVGELAGPLINKSAIQANFKSADARQIQALYEYDKTILSAYLDITNQMSAIKNLDKYYEMKSQEVQALDQGIDIANQLFRNMRADYLEVLMNQRDALDAKMELIEAKERQLSTVVNIYKSLGGGWK from the coding sequence ATGAATAAATTATTTCATAATCATAAAAGTATAATAACCACAATTGCTTTTTCGCTCCTTTTAGCAAGTTGTAAAGCACCAATGGCGACCAAAATTCAGGATAGAGTGAAAGAAACCATTCCTCAGAATTTTGAGAATCAGACTGCTTCGGAAAACAACTCGGGAATTACACCCTGGAAACAATTTTTTACAGATCCGAATCTTGTGAATCTGATTGATGAAGCTTTGAAAAATAATCAGGAATTAATGATTACGCTTCAGCAAATTGAAATTGCGAAAAGTGATGTGATGTACAAGAACGGAAAGCTAAGTCCGACGGTTGCAGCAAGATTAGGAGCCGGAATAGAAAAAGTGGGTCGCTACACAAGCACAGGAGCTGGTGATGCTTCAACTGATATAACCGATGGAAAAGAAGTTCCTGAGAATTTAGGAAATTTTGAAGGCGGATTGATTGCCAACTGGGAAGTTGATATCTGGCATAAATTGAGAACCGAAAAACAAGCTGCTGTTGCTCATTATTTGTCTACAGTTGAAGGAAAGAATTTTGTTCTTTCAAGTTTGATTGCAGAAGTGGCTGATAATTATTATGAATTATTGTCGCTGGACAATCAACTGGATATCATCCATCAGTATATGGATTTGCAAAAAAAAGCGCTCGAAGTTGCCAAAATCCAAAAACAGGCAATGGCTGCAACGGAATTGGCCGTTAAAAAATTCGAGGCTGAATTGGCAAAATCCAATGCGACAGAATACGACTTGAAACAGCAAATCACGGAAAAGGAAAATCAAATCAATGCTTTGCTTGGTCGTTATCCGCAACCGATTGTGAGAACCAAAGAAAGCTTTATGTCTATTGTTCCGCAAACGGTTTATACAGGAATTCCGTCTCAGTTATTGGCAAATCGTCCTGACATTAAGCAGGCTGAATTGGAATTGAAATCTGCAAAACTGGATGTAGAAGCGGCGAGAAAAGAATTTTATCCTAGCCTTGAGATTAACGCTGCTCTTGGTTTGGAAGCTTTTAAGCCCAATTATCTTGTGAAAATGCCGGAATCCATTGCTTACAGTCTGGTTGGAGAATTGGCTGGCCCATTGATTAATAAAAGTGCAATTCAAGCAAATTTCAAATCAGCTGATGCAAGACAAATCCAGGCTTTGTATGAATATGACAAAACCATTCTGAGTGCTTATCTAGATATCACGAATCAAATGTCGGCGATTAAAAACCTCGATAAATATTATGAAATGAAGTCTCAGGAAGTGCAGGCACTTGACCAGGGAATCGATATTGCCAATCAATTATTCAGAAATATGAGAGCGGATTATCTGGAAGTTCTGATGAATCAGCGTGATGCCTTGGACGCAAAAATGGAACTCATCGAAGCTAAGGAAAGACAGCTGAGCACAGTTGTCAACATCTACAAAAGCTTAGGTGGCGGTTGGAAATAA
- a CDS encoding helix-turn-helix domain-containing protein, which translates to MKLILAFLLAFGTIIKAQNSRDAETLFLESKNLLYKKPSESAVISEFLSKNSSDNNDKIKALLLLAESYLLRGDYNSASEKLFQCLELSKKSSRPENEFQINFLLARLCDELGIEFSQLYLIKDEKEITQNYYEKAIKSHSNSNWNQTIKNLKLFEKQKNKSFPELNNFYYALSYSNLGKVDSAQYFSHKIQNDTPYYFYVKAKIKSSGKEFDKNIDYLELLKPIEKKVKDVWLREEIYQLAINSYESKDQEKYREFYQLQTALQDSLKYVKENARIFFLTKISQKQDEILESKSEQQKRIIYFISIAILLVLIIGYFINRKLNQKQNEYEKAIKEAEEREKFIAENKAQESAGKIVIPDKTVSFLLEKLEKFESSNEYLDPAISLNLLAENLNTNTKYLSEIINTYKNKNFHTYINELRINYIINQLRNNPVYLKYKVSHLAEEAGFSSHSLFSTVFKQVTGHSPASFIKTIKNE; encoded by the coding sequence TTGAAATTAATTTTAGCATTTTTACTCGCATTCGGTACAATCATCAAAGCACAAAATAGTCGAGATGCAGAAACTTTGTTCCTAGAATCTAAAAATTTACTTTATAAAAAACCTTCGGAATCTGCTGTTATTTCAGAATTTCTTTCCAAAAACAGTTCGGATAATAATGATAAAATAAAAGCGCTTTTACTTCTTGCCGAAAGTTATCTATTAAGAGGCGATTACAATTCTGCGAGTGAAAAATTATTTCAGTGTCTGGAACTTTCAAAAAAATCCAGTCGTCCGGAAAATGAATTTCAAATCAACTTTCTACTGGCAAGACTTTGTGATGAATTGGGAATTGAATTTTCTCAATTATATCTTATCAAAGATGAAAAGGAAATCACTCAGAATTATTACGAAAAAGCCATAAAATCTCATTCAAATTCTAATTGGAATCAAACTATTAAGAATTTAAAGTTATTCGAAAAGCAAAAAAATAAATCTTTTCCGGAACTTAACAATTTCTATTACGCACTTTCCTACTCTAATCTTGGAAAGGTGGACTCAGCACAATATTTCTCGCATAAAATTCAGAATGACACACCTTATTATTTTTATGTCAAGGCTAAAATTAAATCTTCAGGAAAAGAATTTGATAAGAATATTGATTATCTCGAACTTTTAAAACCAATTGAAAAGAAAGTTAAGGATGTTTGGTTGCGAGAGGAGATTTATCAATTGGCCATCAACAGTTACGAATCCAAAGACCAGGAAAAATATCGGGAATTCTATCAACTTCAAACCGCTTTGCAGGATTCTTTGAAGTATGTAAAAGAAAATGCCAGAATTTTTTTTCTTACCAAAATCAGTCAGAAACAGGATGAAATTTTAGAATCCAAATCTGAACAGCAGAAAAGAATTATTTATTTTATTTCGATTGCGATTTTACTTGTATTGATTATTGGTTATTTCATCAATCGAAAATTAAATCAAAAACAAAACGAGTACGAAAAAGCAATAAAAGAAGCGGAAGAAAGAGAAAAATTCATTGCGGAAAACAAAGCGCAGGAAAGTGCCGGAAAAATTGTAATTCCTGATAAAACAGTTAGCTTTCTGCTGGAAAAACTGGAAAAATTCGAATCCAGCAATGAATATCTTGACCCAGCGATTTCGCTAAACCTACTTGCCGAAAACCTGAACACAAATACCAAATATCTATCAGAAATCATCAATACTTATAAGAATAAAAATTTCCACACATATATCAACGAACTGAGAATCAATTACATCATCAATCAACTAAGAAATAATCCAGTTTACTTGAAATACAAGGTCAGTCATTTGGCAGAAGAAGCCGGGTTTTCTTCACATAGCTTGTTTTCGACCGTGTTCAAGCAGGTTACAGGACACTCGCCTGCGTCATTTATAAAAACCATTAAAAATGAATAA
- a CDS encoding ELWxxDGT repeat protein yields MKSKFILAALLVSFLEINAQQTPVFKMVKDINPTGDSFPENLIKVDSKIYFSADDGEHGKELWVTDGTETKLVKDINPGSNGSDIYNFKVLNGKLFFTATDEANGNELWTSDGTEAGTVLVKDMYPGSGGSYAFEFVEFNNALYFRSEDGVHGTELWKTDGTTEGTVMVTDLREGEFGSNPSYFTVLNDKLYFNALDGFDFDNGQHGFELWVTDGTAAGTQMVKDIHAESSNPSNLKAFGNKIYFNADDGTNGIELWATDGTSAGTYMVKNINTGGNGNAIPADFIDFNGKLFFTAYSSDTGREIWTTDGTEAGTKILKDVYEGTENGVIPQFKYIIYNNKLFMTLRDAEHGGEIWSTDGTPEGTQLFIDVLPGPGDSMGITISPMFFQVMGGKLYFRAVNSEEYYQLWKSDGTLAGTQKIMADPQNPSQDALSYTPYFTAMGDKLYFTAKYNDSGYELWSVAADEAMAVTDISKNQFSVYPNPVDDIINISGDSQISSVQIYDYAGKLLLSNSANSKKLQLNVSSLPKGNYIVRVLSGQNSSSHKIIKK; encoded by the coding sequence ATGAAGAGTAAATTTATCCTTGCGGCATTATTGGTATCATTTTTAGAAATCAATGCTCAGCAGACGCCAGTCTTTAAAATGGTCAAAGACATCAATCCGACGGGCGATTCTTTTCCGGAAAATCTCATCAAAGTAGATTCGAAAATATATTTTTCTGCAGATGACGGCGAACACGGAAAAGAACTTTGGGTCACAGACGGTACGGAAACCAAACTGGTCAAAGACATCAATCCAGGAAGCAATGGTTCTGATATTTATAACTTTAAAGTTCTGAATGGAAAACTTTTTTTTACCGCGACTGATGAAGCTAACGGAAACGAGCTTTGGACGTCAGACGGGACAGAAGCCGGAACAGTCCTTGTAAAAGATATGTATCCGGGTAGCGGTGGTTCTTATGCTTTTGAATTCGTGGAGTTCAACAATGCTTTATACTTTAGGTCAGAAGATGGTGTTCACGGAACCGAGCTTTGGAAAACCGACGGAACAACGGAAGGAACCGTAATGGTGACAGATTTGCGCGAAGGTGAATTTGGTTCTAATCCTTCTTATTTTACAGTTCTCAATGATAAACTTTACTTCAACGCGCTAGATGGATTTGATTTTGATAACGGTCAGCACGGCTTTGAACTTTGGGTAACAGACGGCACTGCGGCCGGAACGCAAATGGTAAAAGATATCCATGCAGAAAGTTCCAATCCTTCTAACCTGAAAGCGTTTGGCAATAAAATCTATTTCAATGCCGATGATGGCACAAACGGCATCGAACTTTGGGCTACAGACGGAACCAGCGCCGGAACTTATATGGTTAAAAATATCAATACTGGTGGTAATGGAAACGCTATTCCTGCAGATTTTATTGACTTTAATGGAAAGTTATTTTTCACAGCATATAGTAGCGACACAGGAAGAGAAATATGGACGACAGACGGTACCGAAGCTGGTACTAAAATCCTGAAAGATGTTTACGAAGGAACTGAAAATGGCGTAATTCCACAGTTTAAATATATCATTTATAACAACAAGTTATTTATGACATTAAGAGATGCTGAGCACGGCGGAGAGATCTGGTCAACCGACGGAACACCGGAAGGTACTCAATTATTTATAGATGTTTTGCCAGGTCCTGGCGATTCTATGGGCATTACTATTTCGCCAATGTTTTTCCAGGTGATGGGTGGTAAGCTATACTTCCGAGCTGTCAATAGTGAAGAATATTATCAGTTATGGAAATCCGACGGAACATTGGCGGGAACTCAAAAGATAATGGCTGACCCACAGAATCCGTCACAGGATGCCCTAAGTTACACTCCTTATTTTACGGCGATGGGAGACAAATTATATTTCACGGCAAAATATAATGACAGCGGTTATGAACTATGGAGTGTAGCTGCTGATGAAGCAATGGCCGTAACGGATATTAGTAAAAATCAATTTTCAGTTTATCCAAATCCAGTGGATGATATCATCAATATTTCTGGAGACTCTCAGATTTCTTCGGTTCAGATTTATGATTATGCCGGGAAATTGTTGTTGAGCAATTCTGCCAATTCGAAAAAACTGCAACTTAATGTTTCTTCTTTACCAAAAGGGAATTACATTGTCAGAGTTTTATCTGGACAAAACAGCAGTTCACATAAAATCATCAAAAAGTAA
- a CDS encoding TetR/AcrR family transcriptional regulator, whose translation MSKAEKTRQFIIEQTAELFNKKGYAGTSLSDITSATGLTKGSIYGNFENKDEVAKEVYLYNSKRLQTSFINQLNNEMTAREKLFTIIDFYRKTWEINFSRGGCPHLNTAVEADDTMPVLKAEVAKNFENWANQWSQILEKGKTQNEIVESVDSSQYAFQFIALIEGGILLSKTMNNKTHLFNALKRIEIIIDNELIK comes from the coding sequence ATGTCAAAAGCAGAAAAAACAAGACAGTTCATCATCGAACAAACCGCAGAACTTTTCAATAAGAAAGGTTACGCCGGGACGTCTTTGTCTGACATTACTTCTGCAACCGGATTAACAAAAGGAAGCATCTACGGAAATTTTGAAAACAAAGATGAAGTTGCCAAAGAAGTTTATCTCTACAATTCCAAAAGGTTGCAAACCAGCTTTATCAATCAGCTGAACAATGAAATGACAGCGCGTGAAAAACTATTCACAATTATTGATTTTTACAGAAAAACCTGGGAAATCAATTTCTCTCGTGGCGGATGCCCTCACTTGAATACAGCTGTAGAAGCCGACGACACAATGCCTGTTCTTAAAGCAGAAGTAGCTAAGAATTTTGAAAATTGGGCCAACCAATGGAGTCAAATTTTAGAAAAAGGAAAAACTCAAAACGAAATTGTAGAATCTGTTGATTCATCACAATATGCATTTCAATTCATTGCTTTGATAGAGGGCGGGATTCTGCTTTCAAAAACGATGAATAACAAAACTCATCTTTTCAACGCTTTAAAAAGAATCGAAATAATCATCGATAACGAATTAATCAAATAA
- a CDS encoding SDR family oxidoreductase produces MKTTNNTVFISGGSAGIGLEIAKSFSEKGNKVIINGRNRERLDNALEQLENAVAIQGDLSIESERIRIANELIQNHPDVNIVINNAGEAYYYNLADNSNTYELAKKEINTNYLTIIHFTDLLLPHLLQKEDAALVNVTSIASLVSYAPIPTYAASKAALRSYTQSLRNALKATSVKIFEVLPPLVNTSFSTEIGGENGIPPKEVADELLIALEQNQFDVPVGQTKVVLGAFQEALSKLSQN; encoded by the coding sequence ATGAAAACAACCAACAACACAGTATTTATTTCCGGTGGTTCAGCCGGAATCGGATTAGAAATTGCTAAATCATTTTCAGAAAAAGGAAATAAGGTGATTATCAATGGAAGAAACCGAGAACGTCTTGATAATGCTTTGGAACAATTGGAAAATGCGGTTGCCATCCAAGGCGACTTATCTATCGAAAGCGAAAGAATACGAATTGCCAACGAATTGATTCAGAATCATCCAGATGTCAATATCGTCATCAACAACGCTGGAGAAGCTTACTATTACAACCTGGCAGACAACAGCAATACTTACGAATTGGCAAAGAAAGAAATCAACACCAATTATTTGACAATCATCCATTTCACAGATTTGTTACTTCCGCATCTATTACAAAAAGAAGATGCTGCATTGGTTAACGTGACATCCATTGCCTCATTAGTTTCTTATGCGCCCATTCCAACTTATGCAGCCAGCAAAGCGGCTCTTAGAAGTTATACCCAATCTCTCAGAAATGCTTTGAAAGCAACTTCGGTTAAAATTTTCGAGGTGTTGCCACCCTTGGTCAATACTAGTTTTTCAACAGAAATCGGTGGCGAAAACGGAATTCCGCCAAAAGAAGTGGCAGACGAGTTATTGATAGCTTTGGAACAAAATCAATTCGATGTTCCTGTGGGACAAACCAAAGTGGTGCTTGGTGCTTTTCAGGAAGCACTGTCAAAATTGAGTCAGAATTAA
- a CDS encoding PaaI family thioesterase — MDRLAHLKSLIGKEFTDSPSPFMRWLKPIVVSAEKGHLEFQYTIRPEWLNPIGNLHGGVTAAIIDDVLGATMFSLNEPTFYTTINNVIDYFSIGKEGENIIAETHITKLGKQFINATCEIWNADKTRLIAKGTSNLFKTQISR; from the coding sequence ATGGACAGATTAGCACATTTGAAATCATTAATCGGAAAAGAATTCACAGATTCACCGTCGCCTTTTATGCGCTGGCTGAAACCGATTGTTGTTTCTGCAGAAAAAGGTCATCTGGAATTTCAATATACCATTCGTCCGGAATGGCTCAATCCGATTGGGAATCTTCACGGTGGTGTAACGGCGGCAATTATTGATGATGTTTTGGGCGCAACAATGTTTTCTCTTAATGAACCAACTTTTTACACAACCATTAATAATGTTATTGATTATTTCTCCATTGGGAAAGAAGGCGAAAATATCATTGCTGAAACGCATATCACCAAATTGGGAAAACAATTCATCAACGCCACCTGCGAAATCTGGAATGCTGACAAAACCAGACTGATTGCAAAAGGCACATCCAACTTATTCAAAACACAAATCTCAAGATAA
- the fabF gene encoding beta-ketoacyl-ACP synthase II, with protein MKRVVITGMGAVTPLGNDVETFWNNILKGESGADTITHFNAEKFKVQFAAEVKNFAPEKYLDKNEIKRSDLFTQYAIYAAAQAMEDSGLNFKDFDPFDIGVIWGTGQGGMETFENEVTEYVSGDGTPRFSPFFVPKLIANMASGMISMKYGLRGINYTTVSACATANTAFMDAFNYIRWGKAKVIVSGGSEAPITPASLGGFSSMKAMSTRNDNPKAASRPYDVERDGFIMGEGAGALILEEYEHAKARGAKIYAELIGAAMTADAYHMTAPHPEGIGAAKSMELALEDANIQSDQVDYLNPHATSTPLGDLAELNAINKVFKGSPNLDISATKSMTGHLLGAAGAAEAIICIKAIQENIIPATINVSKLDENIPEGINIVTENKEKPINIAMSNAFGFGGHNSTVIFRKI; from the coding sequence ATGAAACGAGTCGTAATTACAGGAATGGGAGCCGTAACGCCTTTGGGAAATGACGTAGAAACCTTTTGGAACAATATTCTGAAAGGCGAAAGCGGTGCTGATACAATCACACATTTTAATGCTGAGAAATTCAAAGTTCAGTTTGCAGCCGAAGTCAAAAACTTTGCTCCGGAAAAATACCTGGATAAAAATGAAATCAAAAGAAGCGACCTTTTCACACAATATGCGATTTACGCCGCTGCTCAAGCAATGGAAGATTCCGGATTGAATTTTAAAGACTTCGATCCTTTTGATATTGGTGTGATTTGGGGAACCGGGCAAGGTGGAATGGAAACTTTTGAAAATGAAGTGACAGAATATGTTTCCGGAGACGGAACACCAAGATTCAGTCCGTTTTTTGTTCCGAAACTGATTGCTAATATGGCTTCCGGAATGATTTCTATGAAATACGGATTGCGAGGAATCAATTATACAACGGTTTCTGCCTGCGCCACAGCGAACACTGCTTTTATGGATGCCTTCAATTATATCCGCTGGGGAAAAGCAAAAGTGATTGTAAGTGGAGGCTCGGAAGCACCTATTACTCCAGCATCATTAGGTGGATTTTCATCAATGAAAGCTATGTCCACCCGAAATGATAATCCGAAAGCTGCCAGCCGACCTTATGATGTGGAACGCGATGGTTTTATAATGGGAGAAGGTGCTGGGGCTTTGATTTTGGAAGAATATGAGCACGCCAAAGCCAGAGGTGCAAAAATTTATGCAGAGTTAATTGGCGCAGCAATGACAGCCGACGCTTATCATATGACTGCACCTCATCCGGAAGGAATTGGCGCGGCAAAATCTATGGAACTGGCATTGGAAGACGCCAACATTCAGTCAGACCAAGTCGATTATCTGAATCCGCACGCTACTTCTACTCCACTTGGAGATTTAGCAGAGTTGAACGCTATTAATAAAGTTTTCAAAGGCAGTCCAAATCTTGATATCAGCGCTACCAAATCTATGACGGGGCATTTGCTAGGTGCCGCTGGTGCTGCAGAAGCTATTATTTGCATCAAAGCAATTCAGGAGAATATAATCCCTGCAACAATCAATGTTTCAAAGCTGGATGAGAATATTCCGGAGGGCATTAATATCGTTACCGAAAATAAAGAAAAACCAATCAACATTGCGATGAGTAATGCATTTGGTTTTGGTGGTCATAACTCGACGGTTATTTTTAGAAAAATTTAA